In one Notolabrus celidotus isolate fNotCel1 chromosome 1, fNotCel1.pri, whole genome shotgun sequence genomic region, the following are encoded:
- the LOC117823641 gene encoding CTTNBP2 N-terminal-like protein isoform X2, whose translation MLEFFKTSEGHMKSKLNMESLTKPELLMLFSILEGELEARDLVIEALKAQRKDLFIQERYARYNLSDPFLALQRDTEAVGGQDKDAGCSSSSSTSNPLVVLKLVVSHCRRMQEKMLAQLAAAESRHRRVIADLEEERRRHAEDTAEGDDVTYILEKERERLQQQLDFERSQVRRLEKEQRRITDQLEEERAQHKQLSCALAKECKWASSRALEEGHRLTELSRKLDKEKEACQALRQELEDERRRALRMEARVEEQLAEFDTEREQLRSRLKKEEALCCQLQQQVEELKRKLEDPHLMKDAAEVVSAPEEAEKKQWATKVPLRNTKTDTIQVEDFEEERNLQSVQPNVTNGHHCAMETNGHQGPGGNSEKICLQNGGESQVHTSSSTLSPSSPCASPLLAKRQQGSPSPGGYPSPYQAGINQRFHAARHKFQGTIEPEPQTQAAPPPLSPKEVPPVTSSSSPETSPVKQMARSTVTQVLSRFTTAQQSASPKLTTPNNSPFGTDYRSLAAPLSPVIGRAAGALPQGIRSPTITRADRGNPPPIPPKKPGLAQAPPSPAAVPRSGSHYSDGGLAGSCGLTSGQEGVKELDMVVSSN comes from the exons GCTCAGCGTAAAGATCTGTTCATCCAGGAGCGCTACGCCAGATACAACCTTAGCGACCCCTTCCTGgctctgcagagagacacagaggctgTCGGGGGCCAGGACAAGGACGCGGGctgttcttcctcttcctcgaCCTCCAACCCCCTGGTGGTTCTCAAGCTGGTGGTGAGCCACTGCAGGAGGATGCAGGAGAAGATGTTGGCTCAGCTGGCTGCGGCAGAGAGCAGGCACAGGAGG GTCATTGCAgacctggaggaggagaggaggaggcatGCTGAGGACACAGCAGAGGGAGATGATGTCACCTACATCCTtgagaaggagagggagcgcTTACAACAACAG CTGGACTTTGAGCGCAGCCAGGTCAGGCGGCTGGAAAAAGAGCAGCGTCGGATCACTGACCAGCTAGAAGAAGAAAGGGCTCAGCACAAACAGCTCTCCTGCGCTTTGGCTAAAGAGTGCAAGTGGGCAAGCAGCAGAGCTCTGGAGGAGGGTCACCGGCTGACTGAGCTGAGCCGCAAACTTGACAAG GAGAAAGAGGCCTGTCAGGCTCTGAGACAAGAGCTAGAGgatgagagaaggagagctCTGAGGATGGAGGCGAGGGTGGAGGAGCAGCTGGCTGAGTtcgacacagagagagagcagctccGCTCGCGTTTGAAGAAAGAGGAGGCTCTCTGTTGTCAGCTTCAACAACAG GTGGAGGAGCTCAAGAGGAAGCTGGAGGATCCACACTTGATGAAAGATGCTGCAGAAGTCGTTTCAGCTCcagaagaggcagaaaaaaagcagtGGGCCACCAAAGTTCCTTTAAGAAATACTAAAACAGACACTATTCAGGTTGAGGACTTTGAGGAAGAGAGAAATCTACAATCTGTGCAGCCAAATGTCACAAACGGTCATCACTGTGCGATGGAGACTAATGGGCATCAGGGTCCAGGCGGCAACTCGGAGAAGATCTGCCTTCAGAATGGGGGTGAGAGTCAAGTCCACACATCTTCCTCTACCCTGTCTCCATCTTCGCCTTGTGCTTCTCCTCTCCTCGCCAAACGCCAACAAGGCAGCCCGAGCCCTGGTGGCTACCCGTCTCCGTACCAAGCCGGGATCAATCAGCGCTTCCATGCTGCTCGCCATAAGTTCCAGGGCACCATTGAACCCGAGCCGCAAACGCAGGCAGCACCGCCCCCACTGTCACCAAAGGAAGTCCCGCCTGTGACCAGCAGCTCCTCCCCAGAAACCAGCCCGGTGAAACAGATGGCCCGCAGCACGGTCACTCAGGTCCTGTCCCGCTTCACCACAGCTCAGCAGAGTGCCAGTCCAAAACTCACAACACCTAACAACTCACCCTTTGGTACGGACTACCGCAGTCTGGCAGCGCCACTGTCTCCTGTCATTGGAAGAGCTGCAGGAGCGCTCCCACAGGGGATCAGATCACCCACCATCACCCGGGCAGACAGGGGGAACCCTCCACCTATCCCACCAAAAAAGCCAGGACTGGCCCAGGCCCCTCCCTCCCCGGCTGCAGTGCCCAGGTCAGGCAGCCATTACTCAGACGGCGGGCTCGCAGGCAGCTGCGGCCTCACCTCCGGCCAGGAGGGAGTGAAAGAACTGGACATGGTGGTCTCTTCTAATTAA
- the LOC117823641 gene encoding CTTNBP2 N-terminal-like protein isoform X1: MLEFFKTSEGHMKSKLNMESLTKPELLMLFSILEGELEARDLVIEALKAQRKDLFIQERYARYNLSDPFLALQRDTEAVGGQDKDAGCSSSSSTSNPLVVLKLVVSHCRRMQEKMLAQLAAAESRHRRVGVIADLEEERRRHAEDTAEGDDVTYILEKERERLQQQLDFERSQVRRLEKEQRRITDQLEEERAQHKQLSCALAKECKWASSRALEEGHRLTELSRKLDKEKEACQALRQELEDERRRALRMEARVEEQLAEFDTEREQLRSRLKKEEALCCQLQQQVEELKRKLEDPHLMKDAAEVVSAPEEAEKKQWATKVPLRNTKTDTIQVEDFEEERNLQSVQPNVTNGHHCAMETNGHQGPGGNSEKICLQNGGESQVHTSSSTLSPSSPCASPLLAKRQQGSPSPGGYPSPYQAGINQRFHAARHKFQGTIEPEPQTQAAPPPLSPKEVPPVTSSSSPETSPVKQMARSTVTQVLSRFTTAQQSASPKLTTPNNSPFGTDYRSLAAPLSPVIGRAAGALPQGIRSPTITRADRGNPPPIPPKKPGLAQAPPSPAAVPRSGSHYSDGGLAGSCGLTSGQEGVKELDMVVSSN, from the exons GCTCAGCGTAAAGATCTGTTCATCCAGGAGCGCTACGCCAGATACAACCTTAGCGACCCCTTCCTGgctctgcagagagacacagaggctgTCGGGGGCCAGGACAAGGACGCGGGctgttcttcctcttcctcgaCCTCCAACCCCCTGGTGGTTCTCAAGCTGGTGGTGAGCCACTGCAGGAGGATGCAGGAGAAGATGTTGGCTCAGCTGGCTGCGGCAGAGAGCAGGCACAGGAGGGTGGGT GTCATTGCAgacctggaggaggagaggaggaggcatGCTGAGGACACAGCAGAGGGAGATGATGTCACCTACATCCTtgagaaggagagggagcgcTTACAACAACAG CTGGACTTTGAGCGCAGCCAGGTCAGGCGGCTGGAAAAAGAGCAGCGTCGGATCACTGACCAGCTAGAAGAAGAAAGGGCTCAGCACAAACAGCTCTCCTGCGCTTTGGCTAAAGAGTGCAAGTGGGCAAGCAGCAGAGCTCTGGAGGAGGGTCACCGGCTGACTGAGCTGAGCCGCAAACTTGACAAG GAGAAAGAGGCCTGTCAGGCTCTGAGACAAGAGCTAGAGgatgagagaaggagagctCTGAGGATGGAGGCGAGGGTGGAGGAGCAGCTGGCTGAGTtcgacacagagagagagcagctccGCTCGCGTTTGAAGAAAGAGGAGGCTCTCTGTTGTCAGCTTCAACAACAG GTGGAGGAGCTCAAGAGGAAGCTGGAGGATCCACACTTGATGAAAGATGCTGCAGAAGTCGTTTCAGCTCcagaagaggcagaaaaaaagcagtGGGCCACCAAAGTTCCTTTAAGAAATACTAAAACAGACACTATTCAGGTTGAGGACTTTGAGGAAGAGAGAAATCTACAATCTGTGCAGCCAAATGTCACAAACGGTCATCACTGTGCGATGGAGACTAATGGGCATCAGGGTCCAGGCGGCAACTCGGAGAAGATCTGCCTTCAGAATGGGGGTGAGAGTCAAGTCCACACATCTTCCTCTACCCTGTCTCCATCTTCGCCTTGTGCTTCTCCTCTCCTCGCCAAACGCCAACAAGGCAGCCCGAGCCCTGGTGGCTACCCGTCTCCGTACCAAGCCGGGATCAATCAGCGCTTCCATGCTGCTCGCCATAAGTTCCAGGGCACCATTGAACCCGAGCCGCAAACGCAGGCAGCACCGCCCCCACTGTCACCAAAGGAAGTCCCGCCTGTGACCAGCAGCTCCTCCCCAGAAACCAGCCCGGTGAAACAGATGGCCCGCAGCACGGTCACTCAGGTCCTGTCCCGCTTCACCACAGCTCAGCAGAGTGCCAGTCCAAAACTCACAACACCTAACAACTCACCCTTTGGTACGGACTACCGCAGTCTGGCAGCGCCACTGTCTCCTGTCATTGGAAGAGCTGCAGGAGCGCTCCCACAGGGGATCAGATCACCCACCATCACCCGGGCAGACAGGGGGAACCCTCCACCTATCCCACCAAAAAAGCCAGGACTGGCCCAGGCCCCTCCCTCCCCGGCTGCAGTGCCCAGGTCAGGCAGCCATTACTCAGACGGCGGGCTCGCAGGCAGCTGCGGCCTCACCTCCGGCCAGGAGGGAGTGAAAGAACTGGACATGGTGGTCTCTTCTAATTAA